A genomic window from Bubalus bubalis isolate 160015118507 breed Murrah chromosome 13, NDDB_SH_1, whole genome shotgun sequence includes:
- the LPAR6 gene encoding lysophosphatidic acid receptor 6, protein MVSNNSSDCIYNDSFKYTLYGCMFSMVFVLGLISNCVAIYIFICTLKVRNETTTYMINLAMSDLLFVFTLPFRIFYFATRNWPFGDLLCKISVMSFYTNMYGSILFLTCISADRFLAIVYPFKSKTLRTKRNAKIVCIAVWLTVMGGSAPAVFVPSPGSNTSATCFENFPAATWKTFLSRIVIFIEIVGFFIPLILNVTCSSMVLRTLNKPVTLSRSKINKTKVLRMIFVHLVIFCFCFVPYNINLILYSLMRTQTFVNCSAAIAVRTMYPITLCIAVLNCCFDPIIYYFTSDTIQNSIKMKNWSTRRSDSRFSEVQGTENFIQHNLQTLKNKIPDNESTI, encoded by the coding sequence ATGGTAAGCAATAACAGCTCTGACTGCATATATAATGACTCCTTTAAGTACACCTTGTATGGGTGCATGTTCAGTATGGTGTTTGTGCTTGGGTTAATATCCAACTGTGTCGCcatatatattttcatctgtACTCTCAAAGTGCGGAATGAAACAACAACATACATGATTAACCTGGCAATGTCAGACTTGCTTTTCGTTTTTACTTTACCCTTCAGGATATTTTACTTTGCAACAAGGAACTGGCCCTTTGGGGATTTACTTTGTAAGATTTCAGTGATGTCCTTTTATACCAACATGTATGGAAGCATTCTGTTCTTAACCTGTATTAGTGCTGATCGGTTTCTGGCCATCGTCTACCCATTTAAGTCGAAGACGCTGAGAACCAAACGAAATGCAAAAATCGTTTGTATTGCTGTGTGGTTAACTGTGATGGGAGGAAGTGCACCAGCAGTTTTTGTTCCatctccaggcagcaatacttCAGCAACCTGCTTTGAAAATTTTCCAGCAGCTACATGGAAAACCTTTCTCTCAAGGATTgtaattttcatagaaatagtGGGGTTTTTTATTCCTCTCATTTTAAACGTAACTTGTTCTAGTATGGTGCTGAGAACTTTAAATAAACCTGTAACATTAAgtagaagtaaaataaataaaactaaggtTTTAAGAATGATATTTGTACATTTGGttatattctgtttctgtttcgtgCCTTACAATATCAAccttattttatattctcttaTGAGAACACAGACATTTGTCAATTGCTCAGCAGCAATAGCAGTAAGGACCATGTACCCAATCACTCTCTGCATTGCCGTTTTAAACTGTTGCTTTGACCCTATCATTTACTACTTCACGTCGGACACGATTcagaattcaataaaaatgaaaaactggtcTACCAGGAGAAGTGACTCCAGATTCTCTGAAGTTCAAGGCACAGAGAACTTTATTCAACATAACCTACAGACGTTGAAAAATAAGATACCTGATAATGAATCTACAATATAA